One bacterium DNA window includes the following coding sequences:
- a CDS encoding carbon starvation CstA family protein — MSLPLISALLLLFLFFGYHFYGRFLSKTLRLNPQTPTPAVEQNDGIDYVPTKPFYLLGQHFSAIAAAGPIAGPILACQQFGWLPCLLWIGLGAVLIGAVHDFSSLVASVRHRGHSVAEIIKLNIGSRAWLGMMLFIWVSLIYVIVAFTDITAGTFVGRIEELEGMQLGFERGGAVAAASAMYLTVSILMGLIQRKWNPPLWILTLIFVPATLGAVYLGTQISTWLLLDQKSWALIILLYCLVASLLPVWLLLQPRGYLGGFVLYMALAIGVIGVFFGGYEIKQDYFKAWHGTALTSSLFPFLFVTIACGACSGFHGLVCSGTTSKQIAKETDCREVGYGAMLLEGFVAMIALATVMILANGEAKGSPGAIYGAGIGKFLTLILGKENLVFAITFGAMAFSTFVFDTLDVATRLGRYILQELIGSQGRTVAVLATGLTVGIPALFLLLAKGSGWSSFWVLFGTSNQLLAALTLLGVTVWLKRSGRTYWFTLLPMGFVLVITVWSLLIQILAGYRAFLETGSLGQIPVINALVSALLLALAGLVSAEALRVLRRSPALAF, encoded by the coding sequence ATGTCTCTCCCCCTGATCTCGGCCCTGCTCCTGCTCTTTCTTTTCTTCGGCTATCATTTTTATGGCCGATTTCTTTCCAAGACCCTCAGGTTGAATCCCCAGACCCCGACGCCGGCGGTGGAGCAAAACGACGGGATCGACTACGTCCCGACCAAGCCCTTCTATTTATTGGGCCAGCATTTCAGCGCCATTGCCGCCGCCGGCCCGATTGCCGGCCCCATTCTGGCCTGCCAGCAATTCGGCTGGCTGCCCTGCCTGCTCTGGATCGGCTTGGGCGCAGTCTTGATCGGGGCGGTCCACGACTTTTCCTCGCTGGTCGCTTCGGTCCGGCACCGCGGCCATTCGGTGGCCGAGATCATCAAGCTCAACATCGGGTCGCGGGCCTGGCTCGGCATGATGCTCTTCATCTGGGTCTCGCTGATCTACGTGATCGTCGCCTTCACCGACATCACCGCCGGCACCTTCGTCGGCCGGATCGAGGAGCTGGAAGGCATGCAGCTCGGTTTCGAGCGCGGCGGAGCGGTGGCCGCGGCCAGCGCGATGTATTTGACGGTGTCGATTTTGATGGGCCTGATCCAGCGGAAGTGGAACCCGCCGCTTTGGATCCTGACTTTGATCTTCGTGCCGGCGACCCTCGGCGCCGTCTATCTCGGCACCCAAATTTCGACCTGGCTGCTGCTCGACCAAAAGTCCTGGGCGCTGATCATCCTACTTTATTGCTTGGTAGCTTCGCTCTTGCCGGTCTGGCTCCTCTTGCAGCCCCGGGGCTATCTGGGCGGTTTCGTGCTTTACATGGCCTTGGCGATCGGAGTGATCGGGGTCTTCTTCGGCGGCTATGAGATCAAGCAGGATTACTTCAAGGCTTGGCACGGAACGGCCCTGACCAGCTCGCTCTTTCCCTTCCTCTTCGTGACCATCGCCTGCGGGGCCTGCTCCGGCTTTCACGGCTTGGTCTGCTCGGGCACCACCAGCAAACAGATTGCCAAGGAGACCGACTGCCGCGAGGTCGGCTACGGCGCAATGCTGCTCGAGGGCTTCGTCGCGATGATCGCTTTGGCGACGGTGATGATTCTAGCCAACGGCGAGGCCAAGGGTTCGCCGGGCGCCATTTACGGCGCCGGCATCGGGAAATTTTTGACGCTGATCCTGGGCAAGGAGAACTTGGTCTTCGCCATCACCTTCGGCGCGATGGCCTTCTCGACCTTCGTCTTCGACACCCTCGACGTCGCGACCCGGCTCGGCCGCTATATCCTGCAGGAGTTGATCGGCAGCCAAGGCCGGACGGTCGCGGTCTTGGCCACCGGGTTGACGGTGGGGATTCCGGCGCTCTTTCTCTTGCTGGCCAAGGGGAGCGGCTGGTCTTCCTTCTGGGTGCTATTCGGCACCTCCAACCAGCTGTTGGCGGCGCTGACCTTGCTCGGCGTTACGGTCTGGCTGAAGCGGAGCGGCCGAACTTACTGGTTCACCCTGCTGCCGATGGGCTTCGTCTTGGTCATTACGGTGTGGTCGCTGTTGATCCAGATCCTGGCCGGCTATCGAGCTTTCCTCGAGACCGGCTCGCTCGGCCAAAT